The genomic DNA GCTTCACAACTGTAGTTATCCGTTGCCAGAGGCCTTTCAAAGTGAGGTAAtaacaatagaatatttttatttgctggAATGTGTTCTTTTGCTCCTAGACGCGAAGCAACTTTATGCCTGACTATCGCACTGACAAACTCTGAACATGATGAAACCAGCACAGGGCCTGTAGCAAATATAAACAAGTCATTAAAGTTTGAACTACCATAAAGACAAATTTAATGGCATGTATGAAAAGCGAAAAAATGTCGTTTAAATTATAGAGCCTACCAACTTTAGAAGTTAATGTTTGTGGTTATATTCTCTAAGACGTAGAAGACTACCTTTAAAAACGATTAAGTATAAttgaacattattatttaactgtCAAATTATACTAGAAACTTGAGGGGAAACccctgtaaatatatataatatgtgagGTGTTGTCAACTTGTAAATGTAGTGGCAGGTAGGCAGTATAGAAACCAAtcttatttgattatttttatttgcgcaCAGCTGCGTGGCTCCCCAATGAGTGGGGCCGGTAGCATTTGAATACTTTTGTAACTAGCTGCTAACAGGCGTATACGCTTGAGGTATAGCCCACCGGTTACCGGAGTAGAACCGGTGCGtgaagattgaaaaaaaagattttataactTCTGCCTATAACTAAAGTCCTGCTAGCGGGCGGCATAAACTTAATTCAACCCAAATAACTCTTATATTAATCACCAGGCTACTTAAATCCACACTAATAGTTCAATCTCTACACCGGTTATAATGAGGCTATAAGTATACAAGTATATAAgcccaccaatcctcactgggtcagcgtgttggactacggccttaactcatTGTGGGATCAGACCCTTGCTgtgtagtcggccggtaattggttgatatgatgatgatgataatatagcttgcatcctggaaatggaAAAGGCACCAGGTTAACCTTCTCGGGGGATTGCGTAGTTAAACTGAATTTGCCGTTTGTCATAGAGATGGTTGGCAACATGAAGGACATAGGATATCCTTGCTgatataaaacttaattaataatgtatattgtTTTAGGGAGCACCCACCTCACTCACTGCCACGACTGAGCGTGGTCCTGCCGTGCAGTACAAGTACCAGCGTTGATCGGATATCTATTGCACAAGTCACAAAACGACTGTCACATGGCGAGTAAGTGACTTAAACTAATAGGGTAATGTAAATggactaaataattttataacccAATAAAATGTAACCGGCGCGCAAGCAAAGGCGAGCCGTTCAAAGCTGAACCCATTCTTTGCACTACCGGGCCTAGTTGATTCTCtattacggccgattggcgcaatgatcagcgaccctactttctgagtccaaggccgtgggtgcgattcccacaactggaaaatgttagtttgatgaacataaatgtttttctgtgtctgggtgttataatctgtatattataagtatttatgtttgttattcataaaaatattcatcagtcatctaagtacccataacacaagccacgcttacttttaagctagatagcgatgtgtgtattgtcgtagtatatttatgtatttatttcatttatttattaatgtatttataacaCAAGTGCCTTCTGTAAATTTCTTAGCAGAAATCCCTACACCTACAATGCTTTGGCTTGAACTGGTACCATAGGTAACCTTGGGATCATGAGTTGAACATGCTATCTACTAGCCCAAGGGTACTTAACTTAAAACCTAGTTTATTAGTCTTGTCTATCTATAGTTGTTATTGTGTGAAACTCAATTGTAATAGGTAACTCGGAGATCAAACATCGTCTAACCACGATGAGCTATTGTGGTGTGGTGAATAGATACAAACATAATCTATATAGCAAGCACATTTACTAATATGGATTAATACAGTAAATTCGCTGAACGCTTGAATTCACTGAATCTATAGATGCTACaatgataaatatataactacatACTAGTTTTACCAATTGCCTTGACCGCTTGATTTTATGCTTACCTACTTCTAAATGCAGGTTTGTGAGATATTAAGATAGGTAGGAGGGTGCAGACATTTTAACCgaatataaaagtaaacaaacaaacctcatgtatttgaaaattttagatAAGTCAACCTGCCGTCTACCGATATTTAGACAGGGCAGCAGACAGCACGTTTTCTCTAatgaaagatttaaaaaatacgaaaaCTGCACGCCACacatcaaatcaaatacaaaataaatgtgttttccTAATTAAAATCACatctgtgtatgtgtgtgtatattgtgtgtgtgtattgtttgaATATTATGTAGGACCctaaccttttttctattgcaaTAGTAATCCGAGACTGATTATCCGAGATTTTACCTTAAATATAATCACTTCgatgttttgttgttttgttacatTGTTATTTCTCAGGAAGATCTCGGGGAAAAGTTGtgtaaaaaagtttttctttgttatgaATACTGTAACACCCCATCTGCTTAGTAGTCATGTAACATGTAAACAAGAGCCCACGGGACAAAAATTGAATTGGGTTcctttttaaacaatataaataaatgtaatacgacaatacacacatcgccatctagccccaaagtaagcatagcttggtTTTTCGATactatgatgaatatttttatgaataatgtacataaatatgtacttataatgtacatataaacacccagccactgaaaaacattcatgttcatcacacaaacattttccggttgtaggaattgaacccacggccttggactcagaaagcagggtcgctgcccaatcggccgccaaaatAGTAAATACTTTAAGGTATGGGGTTTCACTGTAAAACCTACCTGTCGACCTCCGTGTCTCGGAGAGCAAGTTAAAACCATGCCTAGTTATATAGCTAGGCTAGGCTAGGATAGCTAGGCTAGCCTATTAGCCGTATAGCTATGATAATGAAATACTTTAACTTTTACTTCCTTAAGCTTAGTTCCCAGAGCCAGTGCCCCGCCTAGCCTAGGCTAGTTACGCCAGTTCCGATAGTTATGGCGACAGTAAAGAGCACCAATTGATTATCCCAGCCGAAACCAGTGACATTTgctttttttgtacaaaatatacttatacaaaaatatgatgACATTTGCAAAGTTTGGAATGTATAATTTGATATTGAGATGTCACACCCACTAGCATTATCCGCATTAAGCTTAATAGACGATACACCGACCTACTTAACGCATAATATAATTGGAAGCTATTCAATAAACTAATTTCGTGCCTTCATTGTTAGACGATTACACTAATTAATTCAATATATCAAATTGTTCCAGTGAATCGATGACCGTAGTGCTGTCAGCATTTTATGCAAAATTGTTAATAGTTTTAGGCTTAGCATTACCTGTTACCAGCACTATACAAAATGAGCTTTACACGAATATCACGTCTGATGTAAGTACATATACAatcaaattgaataataattttaattcaaacgaccgattggcgcagtgggcagcgaccctgctttctgagtccaaggccgtgatgaacatgaatgtttttcagtgtctgggtgtttgtatgtatattataagtattcatgtataatattcataaaaatattcatcagttatcttagtacccataacacaagttccgcttactttgggactagatggcggtgtgtgtattgtcgaagtaaaaaaaaaaaaaaaaaattatcatgtgCATTTCCAAACATACCTTTCATTTGCGGCTGCAGCAGGCCAAGAGGTGTAAGTTATACGAAAACCTTGATAGCTGTTTcattttgtgccttttggagtcgagACTTTGGGGCCTTGGGAGAAGAGAGCTGTCAAAAAGGATTAAAGATTTTGCAATGTTGCTAGCATCTTAGGTgctatgcctcgctgcggtcGTTTCGAAGGTGTTTTAGTttctatttagttttattttagtattgtatagcgtattttgagtttttttttttattataaatattttttatacttattaccCGGAGACTAAAAATTTGCTTATTGTGTTACAGATATTTACAATGTATCTCTACGTAGTGAGTATGCTGTTCCTAGCGTATACGTTTTATCATCTCCGAATAGCAAAGAAAACTAAAGATGGTAAGTAAAGTATTTTTGGTCTTCATCATCTTCTTCTCCGTACCTCCATATATATGCTTATCCTACGTTGTATGAGGTCAGCACAATATGTTTCATAAGACTTAAGTCTAAATAAAGCAATCAATTTTGATAAAGCAGTGCTGGCCACTAACATCTTAGTTACAAGATGTATAGTTCAGACTCATCACCATTACCCTCAGATTATAACTACTGCACTGCTGGACGCTGGCGTCGACTCTATATCATAGGTTACGgagaatttagttttatttatatattttgtaaacccTCCATGCTACTCCGACAGCGAGTAGTCAAGCTTTAGGAATTATTATCACATTGTGTGTGATCATAACTGACGTTTAAAGCTTACgacctaagtaaataaatatcatcaatctaatctaaaattttgaaatggtagattgaatttagttttactACCTTTATCTTTAAGGAAGACTAATAATACAGCATATCCGTGCCATAGGTAAATGTACTTCTTCGCGATCtttcaagttatttttttagttcatAAATTGATGCCTTAGATTAGCACCAGTTaagcttatatattttaattgcagaTAATTTCAGACGAACACGTTACGGAAGTTTTTACCTGCACATGGGAGTGGCAGGGTTTAGTGTGGGTTCAATTATCTACTCCTGCCTACAGTTCGGAGAGTACTTTGATCTATCTGGCGACTGTCAGCTGATCATTGTGGCCCTGAAGCCTGCACTGCGAATTTTCTTTTTGATCGcacaaacaatttttatcttttcctaTACAGATGTAAGTTTggtctatttatttaaagtagcgGACGCATAaaattctgaattctatcgaTTTTACTTTAAGCTTTCCTGTATATGCCAAATCTCATACTCCTCTGTGCGTCCAATATGCCTAAAAAGGGTTAAAAGATCCCTTCACGAGATTATTGGGCTACTTATGTTTAACTGcgtcgttggtctagtgatgaGCATGTTTGACTGCAGCTCactaggtcctgggttcgattcccgggtcggggCCAGTGaatatttatcaagaaattcttagtacagGCCTTAGAGTTTGGAATTGGACGGAGACGGTCTTGTGCCTTACCTTTTTCCGTTCGTGTCGGATCTCACGTCCCATCGATCTATGAGAACGAGGGAATAGAGAGCACACAGTTTGTTTGCGCACGCACTAATGCAACATCTTGCGCGTAGTTGGAATATCTCGCATGAGATGGACCAGCGTAGCCGCTGTAATGTTTGATTATAAAACTGTACCTTCTTCCTGttcctttattatttatctgaTATTAGCCGAGTTGCTTAATCGTAATGAAAGAGTGAATCTTTCTCTGCAAAGATCCTAGTCAGATCTTATCAAAACATACCAATAAACAGttggagaaaaataaaatagacgCATCTAACTAAATAAACACGAAGTTGTATATAAACAACCTATAAACACATTGTAGTCACTAAGAAGTGCTAACCGTAGAGCCAGGATTTGTATGACGCCCAATTTCAGACTGTTTGTACACAAGATATTTTCATAagctacctatttattttatatatacttctattgaatgtcttttttttttcgttaccgAAGTTAAATATATTCTGAAAtcctaaaaaataaacttaaattacatGAGAATTTTCCATGGACCGAGCTTGCGTCCCAGACAAAGTGCAACATAGAACATACAAGGATTCATCCTTGCACGAACTAAGTCGCACTGCATATAAAATCAAACACGGCCTGCCTAATgccttatatttaataatatttatgattcGAACAAGTACGTTACAAGTGTTCTTTGCGGGAtcttttatataagtttaagtTCAGTCAAACTGAAATGGGTTTTATAAAGGGGCTTCCAAGAACTGgaagattatttaatttatatgtattattttcgcATACACACAAATTTTTGCATAACACGTTGTGTCTTGGATAATATTATTtgacatattataaatttatagccCAGGAAAATTTATACTGTCCATGAAGTTATCCCGtaacaaagttttattaaatacccGTGTTCTTTTCCGGGATAATAAATACCCATTCCACCATTAAACGTCCATTATGAGATTTTCAAAGTCGACGGtctgtccagcggctcccagcaactaATTTGATGTCGTCTTCCACCTCATTGCGGTTGCCATCGCTGCGTTAACCGGTGCGAAGTCGCAGGTAGGACCTCAACATCCATTCGGTTCCCCACCCATTGCAACTGCTGACTTCAAGACTtattgagctatgtcgataactgtAGTTTCTTTCACGGATCTTTTCATTTCCCAATTAATCACGTAGAGTTGCCCCGAGCATAAAAACTAGACTTCAGATCCTAAGGGATAAATACTATacgaaaattaatttttatgttttttttaattgcaggTCCTAGACCCAATGCGGGGCGTAGTCATAGACAGGTTCGGCCTAATGCATTTAATAGCTACTAACGTATGCGAGTGGCTTAACGTAATTATACAAGAAACTAGGGATGACATAGTCGCCGTAGCATATGATCGGCCAGCTCTGTTGAGATACACTAATATGAGTGGCCCACCGAGGCTAGTTATGACCGATGAAGTAATAAACAGCGAATCACTAGACGACTATGTAAATGGAAATTTCACAAACAGTAGCGAAGTAATTCATGCAAACCTAACCGCTATCATAGAGCCTTGGAGTTGCAATGTCTCGGACATGATAACGCCACTAATTAGAGCCATGAATCCTTATTTGAGGCCTTGCGGAGTTGAATACAGCTTGCTATGCTCCGTAATAATAGTTGTTATATACAACGATATCTGCACCGTGCCTGGATCGGTAATTATTTTGGTTtctaagaaagaaagaaagaaattgtTTATCTGTCCACATAATTGCTAAGCATACataaaccgttcaccaatagttatcatctAAAAATTGAAGACGTGTTTTTTTCTATAGGCATCGCTTAAATCGAAtgcttaaaaatttaattaaaacgggCGTAACAATGGTatgtacgtgtgtgtgtgtacgtggTATGtaaatctgttttatttttgtacctttTCAAAAACAAGAAGATGTTCATGATGTTcccattatttaaattatttaggcGACGATACAAATGCCTGTAATCGGAACAGTAATAGCGTGCATGCTAGTTAACGGCATGTGTACGTAACTGGCACAATGTTTATACATTTGCAagctaaacttgcataaaatctACGTCCTTGCTCAAGGTTTTCCAGTCCTCCGCTTCCTCTGCCTCACATTGCATGCccgtaaataacaaaaaaatatgcgaTCTACTTGCTTGCCAGATAGAGGCAATGGGCATGTTATATTtatgtctttattttatttctccctttttctttattttgttctcttttcaatttgtttaattaaatttactttgtatttatttaataagtgtaACTGGTGTTAAACGTActcattgaattaaaataaataaataaaggcatACCGGCGTGCGTATGCTGCATATGTATGCACAAGTGTGCCAGCTACAGGCATGTGTATTTCCGCCTGCATGCTAATTAAAGACACCCACTTAATTACAAAAGAGCCAACACTAGCAAAAAGGGTGCATGCATCAGATACCGCATCTcctgttatattaattttaaaataaaatatacatttatgcAGAAACCAGAAAAAACTAACGTGAAGTTTGATGAGAAGCAGTGCTGTGGGAGAATAAAATCCAATAATCACTTCTCCGTAGACTGTGGCAGTGCGCACAAAGGTCTTTTCATGGGCGTGGCAGTTCTCGCTGGCACTATCGTCAGTCTGATGCTGTTTAATGGACTTTTCCAAAACGAGAAACATGTCGAACTCGCTTTGCTACAAGTAAGTTGTATTAAGTTAGTCTTGCTTACGTTTTTTGGATATGTGGCAAATGGGCTGATGTCCTAATGGGATTGTACCTTTTGGATTCGTTCTTCGGTGACTCAATTGTTTAAACTATGTTGAAACAGAGGACTTACTGAAGCGTATTTACTGAATAATGTTTTAGGATTCATATTAAGGCaatcacacacactcacacacacgcacaaataaaggaaattagttaattaagaatgcactgattttgtaattttagtacttaatcaatattaagCAGGGTAGTTCGCTGATGACTATAGCACAGggttacataaatttaaagattttaaaataatgacagtgtatagtcagtacatatttgaaaatgtaatgtacgttcataaaacatttctaaatttaagaaaaaatgtgactgcaataatttaaacattagaagtaaggaTAAACTTAccgtgcaatatactaggttacataaaattcataattcgtttaaaggaaatcgcatacaattctacaataaactaccaattgacatcttggagatgtctcttaaaaagttcaaagtttgtattaaacgtaagcttatagaaaagtcctattataatataaaggactacataatcgataaaaaagctttggtgtaaattattgctctaaccaggttgctcttctaattatttaaaatgacattgtgataacaaaaaaacacccgactaagtttgttgtgggctttttcttagacccacaacaaacttagcgtttgtaaccctcgtagctttagttttaattttacgaatgtggttatcgccatcatctcactacagtgtaattcttatgtacgcatcaaaagtgccacctacttgaataaagatatttttgactttaggcagcagagaccgtccatactttttgtttgtgtattactAAATGTTATCATGTTGCcacaataaatcattttttcatttttcaattaTACCTACCATCAGTCATGGGTATCTCGCGACGCATTTCTCTACgagattattttgtttgtatgttttaacGCCCCTCCGCTTCCCGGGGGTGTAGTaggtacgagacgactaaggaaatataacggagaacggataGTATCATCCTCTACCACCACCTACTACGATCACCCGTCTGCCcagagcagcgtggtgattatgggcaaaaccatTGGTAGGGGCCTTTAGACCAGCTTCGGACTGTTATATGCTGTTGATGATTATGTTTTTACTCGGCAATCTCAGGATCAGTCAGtcttattttaaacattatttcaatAGTTCCAAGGTCTAAAATAAGGAGAgtaataaggattttttttaagagttgtagagctttttgtgtccGAGCTCGTCCGGCGAAGcactatgcttatttttgcagcaaagcaacattgttgcaataTCGCGTTCCGGTATAAAGgacatggttgccggtgtaattatagacacatgaggcctaacacctacgcctcagggctcaggttgatggaaacaTGGTGGCACGTTGCTGGACGTGTTCCTTAAATGCTATGCAACGTGCCGGTTggcaatctgcttggtccatcaattactactactacaaaaaagCTAAATAACGATTTAATTGTGTATTACAGATAAATATATGGGaaactgtattatttgtattgatgACTATGGGATCAGGAATATGTATTCAGCGGATGCGCAAACTAACATTACGCCAGACGTCTGCGACGATGCCGTTGGAACACGCACTGCTATTGGTCACTCAATGTGGGGtgtatctatattatttgtTCCAAATAATTGGTGCTGGCTTCCTAATACATCAGGATCCAGAGGGAAAGAAAGCAACGAGGTAACAAAAGTATTGTAGTTTATAGagtatttttattccattttaagCTAACTCTAATTGATTAACCCATCTTGCTTGACAGTGTCATGTCATCAGGTgttaagcgatgatgcagtataGAGTACTAAGGGCCGCCGTACACGGACTGCTTCAAGCAGTTGAGACCGACTGCTTAAAGCCGCGACCGCGCAGTGAACTATAGTCATTCATTCGCTGCCGTACACAcgactgctcgagcagtcgCGACCGCTTCAAGCCGTCAACTGCATGATGAAATTCCATCGTGCCGTCGACCGCTCGCGAGCGGTTGCGAGGCATACACCGACTGCTCGAGCCGTTGACTGCGCTAGAGCAGTCGACAGCTCTCCGACTTCCCTCTCCCCCCCGCCCTTTGCGGCCTCGCGGCGTCTGTTTTCTCATTTGCCGGCTGTTTTTTGAACATGGAGGGCGTGTGCGATAGTGATGCCCTTATTAGCGCAATTAAAACGCAAGAACTTATTTGGAACTATAAACTTAAGGAACACAGcgacaaaataaagaagaacaatGCATGGGCAATTATTTGTGCCCAAGTAATTGAGAACTTTGATGAAAAACcagttgaagaaaaaaatcaaatcggtAAGTAAAAAAGTCAGTCATttaacacacacatttattattttatttattattaaaaaacagactggtaacaatataatagttgttttgcttcttattatatttttaatatttaaaagaatacagAGGCTATGTTATACGGACGGCGCCCTTTTGATTTATATCATATTCCATTGCCAATCTAGTTTGCCTTCTTCGCTCACAAAGTAATTAGCAAATTCTTCACGGATTGTTGTTAACATAGGTCCACCTGGACGAACTTGCTGGGTTGAATGTATTATAGAATAAGGAAGACCCTCAAACGTATCCTCAAATTTATTTCCATCTCGTTGTTTTACGTAGTTGTGAAGAACACACGATGATTTTACTATATCCACTGCGAAATCAACGTTGACGTTGAGTGGTCTATGAAAGATCCGCCATTTATTAGCTAATATGCCAAACGTGCATTCAATATATCGCCTCGCACGTGATAACCGatagttaaaaattttttttttctctggtaAATTCTTGCCACCATATGGACGCATTAAATTTTCCTGCAAGCTAAACGCTTCATCCCCAATAAACACATTCGGTAATAACGGTCCATTTTGTGATATTGCAGAAGGTGGaggtatatttaactttttttcttgtaacattttatatagacAACTCTCTTCGAAAATAGTCGAGTCAGCGTGCCTTCCATATGAGCCTATATCCACGAAAGTGAACATATGATTACTATCACATACTGCTAGAAGTATtatcgaaaaataatttttatagttataatatgacGATCCACTTTGCGCGGGTTGtattattctaatatgtttGCCATCAACGGCACCGAGGCAGTTCGGAAACTGAGCATTTTTTTTGAAACCATTTATTATGTCTTTCCATTTATCTTTAGTTAGTTGTTCCATACACATATCCTTCATATGTATCCATATATTTCTGCAAACATCCCTCACTATCTTACCTATTGTTGTTGATGCTATTCTAAAACTATATTGCAAATCCATAAATGTACATCCAGTTGCCAAAtacctgtaaaacatatttataaatcaatcaattatactaacttatatttttttgttgttacagccatgttaatacagaaaaaatggaaaacatTAAGAGATGGATACACCAGAtatgctaaaaaaattaaaccaaagagTGGTTCAGCAGCCCTCAACATTCGGCCATATGCATATTATCAGCAGATGTCTTTTTTAAAGGCAATAATAGAAG from Pararge aegeria chromosome 5, ilParAegt1.1, whole genome shotgun sequence includes the following:
- the LOC120623769 gene encoding proton channel OtopLc-like — protein: MSKNKEKSNQIAAKDWRERSEPLLSVPEDEREHPPHSLPRLSVVLPCSTSTSVDRISIAQVTKRLSHGDESMTVVLSAFYAKLLIVLGLALPVTSTIQNELYTNITSDIFTMYLYVVSMLFLAYTFYHLRIAKKTKDDNFRRTRYGSFYLHMGVAGFSVGSIIYSCLQFGEYFDLSGDCQLIIVALKPALRIFFLIAQTIFIFSYTDVLDPMRGVVIDRFGLMHLIATNVCEWLNVIIQETRDDIVAVAYDRPALLRYTNMSGPPRLVMTDEVINSESLDDYVNGNFTNSSEVIHANLTAIIEPWSCNVSDMITPLIRAMNPYLRPCGVEYSLLCSVIIVVIYNDICTVPGSKPEKTNVKFDEKQCCGRIKSNNHFSVDCGSAHKGLFMGVAVLAGTIVSLMLFNGLFQNEKHVELALLQINIWETVLFVLMTMGSGICIQRMRKLTLRQTSATMPLEHALLLVTQCGVYLYYLFQIIGAGFLIHQDPEGKKATRIIAPLCAVIQSSCQTLLVLDAWSRRCAGSKERPGRQLVTFLLVSNLALWLLNRVKNARAEFHPLQMEFYGVWAWTLITHVSVPLLVCYRFQATVCFYEIWKNSYKRKKEIYTTADEIELKNYHVA
- the LOC120623770 gene encoding protein ALP1-like: MDSDEEALLLLLLLRRRRRRRRQKRKFWVHPILQLREQRGQFHHLFMELRSDEEKFFNYFRMSKSSFDELYNILKSHIKREDTIMRRSIEPEERLAVTLRYLATGCTFMDLQYSFRIASTTIGKIVRDVCRNIWIHMKDMCMEQLTKDKWKDIINGFKKNAQFPNCLGAVDGKHIRIIQPAQSGSSYYNYKNYFSIILLAVCDSNHMFTFVDIGSYGRHADSTIFEESCLYKMLQEKKLNIPPPSAISQNGPLLPNVFIGDEAFSLQENLMRPYGGKNLPEKKKIFNYRLSRARRYIECTFGILANKWRIFHRPLNVNVDFAVDIVKSSCVLHNYVKQRDGNKFEDTFEGLPYSIIHSTQQVRPGGPMLTTIREEFANYFVSEEGKLDWQWNMI